TCTCGAAGCTGATGCGCCGCCACTACCCGGAAACCGACTACATCAAGCGCGTGCTGCAGAGCATCTGGCACCAGGTGAACAACGCGCAGGAGATCTACGCCATCGGCACCGTGCTCGAGGACGATACGGTGATGGGCGGCACCGGCTGGGGCGCCGAGTTCGGCAAGCTGTGCAACAAGCCGGTGTACGTGTTCGACCAGCAACGCGACCAGTGGCTGGGCTGGACCGGCACCGCCTGGCAGCCCGGCGAGCCGACGATCACCCATCCGCACTTCTGCGGCAGCGGTACCCGCCACCTGCGCGACAACGGCCAGGCGGCGATCGACGCGCTGTTCAAGCGCTCCTTCTCCTGACGGCTCCCCGCGACGGGCCGCGCCGAACGCGGCCCGCCAGCCGCGGGACACTAGCTCGCGGCGCCGAGGACCCACGCCGCGGTATCGCGCGGCAGCTCGGGCATGTGGGCGAGGAACTCCTGCACGTCCTCGCCGACCAGCTTGCCGCCGAGGTTTTCGCGCAGGAACGAGTGGAAGTGGGTGGCGACGCGCTCGCTGAGCAGGCCGCAGCGGCGCAGCGTCGGCACCACGAAGCCCTGCACCGGCCCGAGCCGGCGCCCCAGCGTGGCATCGCGCAGCAGCTCCTCGCGCTCGCGCGCCAGGCAGGCGAACAGCTCGTTGGTGTCCACCCCCGCCTCCTCCCAGATGCGCAGCGCGGCGGTGAACAGCGTCTGCTGGTTGCGGCTGTCGATCAGCGTCCGCGCCGCCTCCAGGGCGAAGTCCTCCAACTCGGCGCGCTGCGCGTCGCCGAGCTCCGGAACGCAGCGCTCGACGTACTGCACGCCGTAGGCGTGATGGCGCGACTCGTCGCGCGCCACATAGGTGAGCAGATCCTTCAGCAGCGGCTCCTCGGTGAGGTTGCGCATCTCGCGGAAGCTGTAGAGGGCGAGGCCCTCGACCACGATCTGCATGCCGACCAGCTTCTTCAGCCAGTCGTCGGTCTGCAGCGTCGTGTCCAGCACCTGCTTCACCGGCTCGGCGATCGGCCGCACCTCGTCGAGCTTCTTGATGTACCTGGCGAAGACCTCGACGTGGCGCGCCTCGTCCATGGTCTGGGTGGCGGCGTAGAACTTGGCGTCGGTGTGCGGCACCGCGTTGACGAGCTGCGCCGCCACCATCAG
This is a stretch of genomic DNA from bacterium. It encodes these proteins:
- a CDS encoding ferritin-like domain-containing protein yields the protein MNSDTTNHAFSLETPTQEPGYDTAMQVVFQWNYEPQVEELRRLYVKATEAQWVGERDLDWDRPIDLERFASTPLGTAVPIERSSYWQALPEATRWEVTRRTAAFRLSNFLHGEQGALMVAAQLVNAVPHTDAKFYAATQTMDEARHVEVFARYIKKLDEVRPIAEPVKQVLDTTLQTDDWLKKLVGMQIVVEGLALYSFREMRNLTEEPLLKDLLTYVARDESRHHAYGVQYVERCVPELGDAQRAELEDFALEAARTLIDSRNQQTLFTAALRIWEEAGVDTNELFACLAREREELLRDATLGRRLGPVQGFVVPTLRRCGLLSERVATHFHSFLRENLGGKLVGEDVQEFLAHMPELPRDTAAWVLGAAS